From Pelagicoccus albus, the proteins below share one genomic window:
- a CDS encoding formate dehydrogenase accessory sulfurtransferase FdhD, with protein MSEKEKTNTRPHTVRAKVQRVREGLSEVVDDRLAIEEPLEIAVKNGSGLMPMGVVFRTPGDDESLVLGMLFSEGVIDRYSDVLSIRFTQEKGATMPSWRAVAKVTEDVKLDFEKNSRVFPISSACGACGKSALEALRIQRKERFDPRSGARIELANLLRLPDLLLAAQAAYQDAGSLHAAARFSANGSLLDAAEDIGRHNAMDKLVGSWLKSDSSTEWSEQIILFSGRIGYDLMQKAIVAGCPFLVSIGAPSSFAVELANLFEVTLVGFLRGKGFTTYSAPYRILMD; from the coding sequence GTGTCAGAAAAGGAAAAAACAAATACTAGACCGCACACGGTTAGAGCTAAGGTACAGCGAGTGCGGGAGGGGTTGTCTGAGGTCGTCGACGACCGTTTGGCAATCGAAGAGCCTCTCGAGATCGCGGTGAAAAATGGGTCCGGCCTAATGCCCATGGGAGTTGTTTTCAGGACCCCTGGTGATGATGAGTCGCTCGTTTTGGGCATGCTTTTTAGCGAGGGTGTCATCGATCGATACTCCGACGTACTTTCGATTCGGTTTACCCAGGAAAAAGGGGCGACCATGCCCTCTTGGAGAGCGGTGGCCAAGGTGACTGAAGATGTGAAGCTAGATTTCGAAAAGAACAGTCGGGTTTTTCCCATCAGCTCCGCGTGTGGAGCGTGTGGAAAAAGCGCACTTGAGGCTTTGAGGATTCAACGGAAAGAACGTTTCGATCCGCGCTCGGGGGCTCGTATAGAGCTTGCGAATCTATTGCGACTGCCTGACCTGCTGCTTGCTGCTCAGGCCGCTTACCAAGACGCAGGGAGCTTGCATGCGGCCGCTCGATTTTCTGCGAATGGATCGCTTCTGGATGCTGCGGAGGATATCGGCCGCCACAACGCGATGGATAAGCTCGTTGGCTCTTGGTTGAAGTCTGACTCGTCAACCGAATGGTCAGAGCAGATCATTCTCTTCAGTGGACGGATCGGATATGATCTGATGCAGAAAGCGATCGTAGCAGGGTGTCCCTTTCTGGTGAGCATCGGTGCTCCATCCAGTTTCGCTGTGGAACTGGCGAATCTATTCGAAGTGACTTTGGTTGGCTTTTTGCGAGGAAAGGGATTCACTACCTACAGTGCCCCTTATCGGATTCTCATGGACTGA
- a CDS encoding FdhF/YdeP family oxidoreductase translates to MPRRPAENTPEALEDLEIGKPCNKAGGVEAVYHAMRHAVGKAGVVRAKDSLTSLNQKSGFDCPSCAWPDPDGDRSRFEFCENGAKAVASETTAARIGPEFFERHSVVELSEHSDYWMDQQGRITEPFVLRPGSDRYKHISWEDAFQLVGQEFASLQNPNEAIFYTSGRASNEAAFLYQLLARAWGTNNLPDCSNMCHESSGLALKQSIGIGKGTVTLQDLREAELILVAGQNPGTNHPRMLSTLQQAKENGAVIVSINPLREAGLVAFSHPQRLTQALGAKTDLADEFVRLKINGDQALFQGIGKRLLEMDSEKSGVVDLSFVSEFTDGFESYKEKLESLDWDRLIEACGVSKETVDRLAGLFAKSEKVISCWAMGLTQHRNSVATIRDLTNLHLLRGAIGKRGAGLCPVRGHSNVQGDRTMGIFEHMPEWFYQGLEREFGIDCPREAGVNAVGSILDMKANAGRIFVSLGGNFLSATPDTEYTADALRNCRLTVQISTKLNRSHLVAGKTALILPCLGRSERDVQDSGEQWVSMENSMGIVHSSSGQLEPASPKLKSEVAIICGLAKSILTKANIRIDWSNFEGDYSLIRSAIERVVPGFENYNIRARQPGGYYLPNPVKERQFETDTGKANFGVADLDIERPLVGRFLLMTIRSHDQFNTTVYGLDDRYRGIKGERRVVFINPEDMEKLSLKTFDIVDVHSHFKGEVRVTRKYRLVPYDIPAGCLAMYFPEANTLVPIGHMAAGSETPASKSIQVEIRKHSV, encoded by the coding sequence ATGCCTAGACGTCCCGCTGAAAATACGCCCGAAGCCCTCGAAGATCTAGAAATCGGAAAACCGTGCAATAAAGCGGGGGGAGTGGAAGCGGTTTATCATGCGATGAGGCATGCAGTCGGAAAAGCGGGCGTAGTTAGGGCCAAAGATTCTTTGACCAGTCTTAATCAAAAGTCCGGCTTCGATTGCCCTAGCTGCGCTTGGCCAGATCCAGATGGGGATCGGAGCCGTTTTGAGTTTTGCGAGAACGGAGCGAAAGCGGTCGCTAGCGAAACAACCGCAGCGAGGATTGGCCCTGAGTTTTTCGAGCGTCACAGTGTTGTCGAACTGAGTGAACATTCAGACTATTGGATGGATCAGCAGGGCCGAATTACGGAGCCCTTTGTTTTGCGACCCGGGAGTGATCGTTATAAACACATAAGTTGGGAAGACGCATTCCAGTTGGTGGGACAAGAATTCGCATCGCTCCAAAATCCAAATGAAGCGATTTTCTATACTTCCGGACGGGCGAGTAACGAAGCTGCTTTCCTGTACCAGCTACTGGCTAGGGCGTGGGGCACCAACAATTTGCCCGACTGCTCGAACATGTGCCACGAATCCAGTGGCTTGGCCTTGAAACAATCAATCGGGATAGGGAAGGGCACGGTCACACTTCAAGACCTCCGAGAAGCAGAATTGATTTTGGTAGCTGGACAGAATCCTGGAACGAATCACCCCCGCATGCTTTCGACTCTCCAGCAGGCGAAAGAGAATGGAGCGGTAATTGTATCTATAAATCCGCTACGGGAAGCCGGGCTTGTTGCCTTTTCTCATCCTCAAAGGTTGACGCAGGCCCTTGGAGCTAAAACAGATTTAGCGGACGAATTTGTTCGGCTGAAGATAAATGGAGATCAAGCTCTCTTTCAAGGTATCGGAAAGCGTTTGCTAGAAATGGATAGCGAGAAAAGTGGAGTGGTCGATCTTTCGTTCGTATCCGAATTCACCGATGGTTTTGAAAGTTATAAGGAGAAGCTAGAGAGTCTCGACTGGGATCGTTTAATCGAGGCTTGTGGAGTTTCGAAAGAAACGGTTGATCGCCTCGCTGGCTTATTTGCTAAGTCCGAAAAGGTCATCTCCTGCTGGGCAATGGGATTGACCCAGCATCGAAATTCGGTCGCCACCATTCGCGATTTGACCAATCTCCATTTGTTGCGAGGAGCGATCGGTAAACGTGGCGCTGGCTTGTGTCCAGTGCGCGGCCACAGCAACGTGCAAGGAGATCGCACTATGGGGATTTTCGAGCACATGCCGGAATGGTTTTACCAGGGCTTGGAGCGGGAATTTGGTATCGACTGTCCAAGAGAAGCGGGAGTTAACGCCGTTGGCTCAATTTTGGATATGAAGGCGAATGCAGGGAGGATTTTCGTTTCGTTGGGCGGTAATTTCCTCTCGGCAACCCCAGATACTGAATACACAGCTGATGCTCTCAGGAATTGTCGTTTAACTGTCCAGATTTCAACCAAGCTCAATCGGTCCCATTTAGTTGCTGGAAAAACAGCCCTAATATTGCCCTGCCTTGGCCGGTCAGAGCGAGATGTTCAAGATTCAGGAGAGCAATGGGTAAGTATGGAAAATTCGATGGGTATCGTTCACTCTTCCTCTGGTCAATTAGAGCCTGCCTCTCCTAAGCTCAAGAGTGAGGTGGCGATCATTTGCGGCCTAGCAAAAAGTATTTTGACCAAAGCTAATATCCGGATCGACTGGTCAAATTTCGAGGGGGATTATTCACTCATAAGAAGCGCTATTGAGCGAGTTGTGCCCGGGTTCGAGAATTATAACATAAGGGCTAGACAGCCGGGTGGTTACTATCTTCCCAACCCAGTTAAAGAACGTCAGTTTGAAACGGATACAGGCAAGGCGAATTTTGGCGTAGCGGATTTGGACATCGAGCGCCCTTTAGTGGGCAGGTTTCTTTTGATGACGATTCGCAGCCATGATCAATTCAACACGACTGTCTATGGGTTGGATGATCGTTACCGAGGAATTAAGGGAGAACGGCGGGTCGTATTCATCAACCCCGAGGATATGGAGAAGCTTTCGTTGAAGACTTTCGATATCGTAGATGTTCATTCTCACTTCAAAGGCGAAGTTCGCGTGACCCGAAAGTATCGGCTCGTTCCTTACGATATACCTGCCGGCTGCTTAGCAATGTATTTCCCGGAGGCAAATACCTTGGTGCCTATTGGGCATATGGCGGCAGGGAGCGAGACTCCCGCCTCGAAGTCGATTCAAGTAGAGATTCGGAAACACTCCGTTTAA
- a CDS encoding succinylglutamate desuccinylase/aspartoacylase family protein produces MANQPLKIGGVTVRPGESKDIGLELSETYTGDAIRMPVRVIRAKKPGPRVFVTAAIHGDEINGTGIIHDFLFGEACTIKRGALILVPVVNVLGFENNQRYLPDRRDLNRSFPGSSNGSMASRIAKKLMTEITSKCDYGIDLHSAAFQRTNYPNVRADLSQAATRKLALAFGCALVIDGKGPLGSFRRECARAGCPTIILEAGEPWKIEPSVLQIGVQGIRNVLIHLGMQDGDPIPPPYQATIRKTQWVRATVGGILKFHISPGEFVKEGQPIATNYSILGQEQNIITSPANGIAIGMATMPAVKPGEPVCHIATLTAGQISRYEKRLNTSKADPYKQAQEDLATNVDIVDRAPVEGV; encoded by the coding sequence ATGGCAAATCAGCCCTTGAAAATTGGCGGGGTCACCGTTCGTCCCGGTGAATCCAAAGACATTGGATTAGAACTTTCCGAAACCTACACGGGAGACGCGATTCGCATGCCCGTGCGGGTGATCCGCGCCAAAAAGCCAGGACCGCGCGTCTTCGTTACTGCTGCCATCCACGGGGACGAAATCAACGGGACGGGCATTATCCACGATTTCCTCTTTGGAGAGGCCTGCACGATCAAGCGGGGAGCCTTGATTCTAGTGCCGGTGGTGAACGTGCTAGGATTCGAAAACAACCAACGTTATCTCCCAGACCGAAGGGATCTCAATCGGAGCTTTCCCGGCTCATCAAATGGCAGTATGGCCTCTCGCATTGCCAAAAAGCTAATGACCGAGATCACCTCCAAATGCGATTATGGGATCGATCTTCACTCGGCCGCATTTCAAAGGACAAATTACCCAAACGTTCGAGCGGACCTTTCCCAAGCGGCGACTCGAAAACTCGCTCTGGCGTTCGGATGTGCCCTCGTCATCGACGGGAAGGGCCCCCTAGGCTCGTTTAGGCGTGAATGCGCCAGGGCCGGATGCCCCACTATCATTTTGGAAGCTGGCGAGCCTTGGAAGATCGAACCGAGCGTCTTACAGATCGGCGTGCAGGGGATTCGCAATGTACTTATCCACCTTGGGATGCAGGACGGCGATCCAATCCCTCCTCCCTACCAAGCGACCATTCGCAAAACGCAATGGGTGCGAGCTACCGTAGGCGGCATCCTCAAGTTCCACATCAGTCCTGGAGAATTCGTCAAAGAGGGCCAACCCATCGCGACTAACTACTCCATCTTAGGACAGGAGCAAAACATCATTACCAGTCCCGCCAACGGGATTGCGATTGGCATGGCGACTATGCCAGCAGTTAAACCCGGAGAACCCGTTTGCCATATAGCTACCTTGACGGCAGGACAGATCAGCAGGTACGAAAAGAGACTAAATACCAGCAAGGCAGACCCCTACAAACAAGCCCAGGAAGATCTCGCGACCAACGTTGATATCGTCGACAGAGCGCCTGTCGAAGGGGTCTGA
- the rimK gene encoding 30S ribosomal protein S6--L-glutamate ligase produces MKIAILSRGPRLYSTSRLREAAEKRGHKVKVLDTLKFAMYIESGQPDLTYGGKALSHYDAVIPRIGTSITFFGSAVVRQFEQMGTYCLNTADAILASRDKLASMQELSSHNVGIAETAFVRNPNDILKAIQAMGGAPVVIKLLQGTQGIGVILAETNKVAEAIIETLSAVKQNVLVQKFVSESKGRDIRAFVVGDRVVAAMRRTAAGQEFRSNVHRGGNTQTVTLDPEYERTAVKAAQILNLHVAGVDMLEGANGPVIMEVNSSPGLEGIEGATGIDIAGEIIEYLEQQIKFGNFDVRERLALTKGYSVTEFSVEKNSEIAGKTIADSGLRDRDIVVLRLVRGTEHIANPKFSRVIEEGDSLLCYGLKAALQGVLPNLVKTKRRKKKSSLTSKATKRPESPSE; encoded by the coding sequence CTGAAAATCGCAATTTTATCCCGAGGCCCCCGTCTCTACAGTACCAGCAGATTAAGAGAAGCGGCGGAAAAGAGAGGCCATAAAGTCAAGGTACTCGATACGCTTAAATTCGCCATGTACATCGAGTCCGGACAACCCGACCTCACCTACGGCGGCAAAGCTCTTAGTCACTACGACGCGGTCATTCCTCGTATTGGCACTTCCATTACCTTTTTCGGATCGGCTGTAGTCAGGCAATTCGAACAAATGGGGACCTATTGCTTAAACACTGCCGACGCGATTCTCGCCTCACGTGACAAGCTCGCCTCCATGCAGGAGCTTTCCAGTCACAACGTGGGAATCGCCGAAACCGCTTTTGTCCGAAATCCCAATGACATCCTCAAGGCGATCCAAGCCATGGGGGGAGCTCCCGTTGTCATCAAGCTGCTGCAGGGCACGCAAGGCATTGGAGTAATTCTCGCCGAGACCAACAAGGTCGCTGAGGCGATCATCGAAACCTTGAGCGCCGTCAAACAAAACGTGCTGGTGCAGAAATTCGTATCCGAATCCAAAGGACGAGATATTCGAGCCTTCGTGGTGGGAGACCGTGTGGTTGCCGCTATGAGAAGAACTGCCGCTGGACAAGAATTCCGCAGCAACGTACATCGTGGCGGAAACACTCAAACTGTGACGCTAGATCCCGAATACGAGCGCACTGCAGTGAAAGCTGCCCAAATCCTAAACTTGCACGTGGCTGGCGTTGACATGTTGGAAGGAGCGAATGGCCCGGTAATCATGGAAGTCAATTCCTCTCCCGGGCTTGAAGGAATCGAGGGAGCGACAGGCATTGATATCGCTGGAGAAATCATCGAGTACCTCGAGCAACAGATCAAGTTCGGCAACTTCGACGTTCGTGAGCGACTGGCTCTCACCAAAGGCTATTCTGTAACTGAATTTTCTGTGGAAAAAAATTCGGAAATCGCGGGCAAGACGATTGCCGACTCCGGACTGCGAGACCGAGACATCGTTGTCCTCCGATTGGTACGGGGAACTGAACATATCGCCAACCCCAAGTTCAGCCGGGTCATCGAGGAGGGAGACTCCCTCCTCTGCTACGGACTGAAGGCCGCTCTTCAAGGCGTGCTCCCAAATCTGGTCAAAACGAAACGCAGAAAGAAAAAGAGCTCATTGACGAGCAAAGCGACCAAACGCCCCGAGAGCCCGAGCGAGTAA
- a CDS encoding ATP-dependent zinc protease family protein, which translates to MPNPQPTLIGWKESIDLPDWGIIDITAKTDTGARRSAIDVENIVELPGNKVQFDVAANRRSGQLKTTIIADIEHQTHVRSSNGQQHERYFVATNVRVGPVVKRIELSLSNRKHMQCRMLLGRLALEEDFLVDCSGSFLTRPNRKPKLSS; encoded by the coding sequence ATGCCTAATCCTCAACCAACCCTCATAGGTTGGAAAGAGTCTATCGATCTTCCCGACTGGGGAATAATCGATATTACCGCCAAAACAGATACTGGCGCCAGACGCTCCGCGATCGATGTGGAAAACATAGTAGAGCTGCCGGGCAACAAGGTGCAATTCGACGTAGCGGCCAACCGTCGCTCCGGACAATTGAAAACCACAATCATAGCCGATATCGAACATCAAACCCACGTCCGCTCCAGCAATGGCCAACAGCACGAACGATACTTCGTGGCAACCAATGTCCGAGTTGGGCCGGTCGTGAAACGCATCGAGTTAAGCCTCAGCAATCGCAAGCACATGCAATGTCGCATGTTACTAGGACGCTTGGCCCTAGAAGAGGATTTCCTCGTAGACTGCTCCGGCAGCTTCCTGACAAGACCAAACCGAAAGCCCAAGCTTTCGAGCTGA
- a CDS encoding lipase family protein, whose product MLIAAIAEAESEEGPFSHAALFAPNRDFPYFELVSTLETTSPTVYSPQNAAVFSQFCLLSYVDDQTFLQEKIALAGFESPSFFDIDGTFAIVAENEESIVVVFRGTESGDKQDYLSDSKIQHRNCGPDGKAHAGFMDALACIEDELRSNLESRLQENPDKKVWLTGHSLGAALATLFAIRNPEFVSAIYTIGSPRLVNRSLAQKCHQQLPLFRIVNDNDIVTRVPMRPFYRHIGPTYFITSKGDLLIDPPKTRIWRERLEGHGAFTESLFERWSAKDFSAIPSDYFVDHSPRLYTELLISQTISSSSTEPQED is encoded by the coding sequence ATGCTCATCGCAGCAATCGCCGAGGCTGAGTCAGAGGAAGGTCCATTCTCTCACGCCGCGTTGTTCGCTCCGAATCGCGACTTTCCCTATTTCGAGTTGGTCTCGACCTTGGAAACCACCTCGCCCACCGTTTATTCGCCCCAGAATGCTGCGGTCTTCTCCCAATTCTGCCTCCTCTCCTATGTGGACGATCAAACCTTCCTTCAGGAAAAGATCGCATTGGCAGGTTTCGAGAGCCCGAGCTTCTTCGACATCGACGGGACTTTCGCGATCGTGGCTGAAAACGAGGAAAGCATCGTAGTCGTTTTTCGAGGCACGGAGTCAGGCGACAAGCAGGACTACCTGAGCGATTCGAAAATCCAGCATAGAAATTGCGGACCCGATGGCAAAGCCCACGCCGGCTTCATGGACGCCCTCGCTTGCATCGAAGACGAATTGAGATCCAATCTGGAATCGCGCCTGCAGGAGAACCCTGACAAAAAAGTTTGGCTGACTGGCCACAGTCTCGGAGCTGCCCTCGCTACCCTATTCGCTATCAGGAACCCAGAGTTCGTGAGCGCCATCTACACAATTGGCAGTCCACGATTGGTGAACCGATCCCTAGCCCAGAAGTGCCACCAACAGCTGCCGTTATTTCGAATCGTCAACGACAACGATATCGTCACCCGGGTACCGATGCGTCCTTTCTACCGCCACATAGGCCCGACATATTTCATCACCTCAAAAGGAGATTTATTGATCGATCCGCCAAAAACCCGCATTTGGAGGGAGCGCTTAGAAGGGCACGGAGCATTCACTGAGAGCCTCTTTGAACGTTGGTCCGCCAAGGATTTCTCCGCCATCCCTTCCGACTATTTCGTAGACCACTCTCCACGCCTGTACACGGAGCTTCTGATCTCCCAGACTATTAGTTCTAGCTCCACTGAACCTCAGGAGGATTGA
- a CDS encoding glucan biosynthesis protein translates to MQTAALALCCLAPTRLSSEEFDYATLKGKAKSLSQQGYVARQPVDIPEIQALDYDHYQHIDFQDENALWAGEKTNFRIQFFHLGLYFQKPVKINEVVDGDAKPINFDPDQFYYGRSGVDGDKLPKDLGYAGFRINFKEDWDRDVSAFLGASYFRAVGFDWQYGLSARGLGLDTGMPTGEEFPDFTEFWLERPEKGSDTLVIYALLDSPSATGAYRIVMTPGKTLVMDVNATIYPREDLENAGIAPLTSMFQYGENDRRKHVSDDWRPEIHDTDGLSVLTGSGEWIWRPLVNPPHPRLNSYLDESPRGFGLLQRDRNFDHYQDDAVYYERRPSLWVEPTEPWGPGEVKLFELPTVDETFDNIVAFWHPQDPLRAGEEYRYDYRLYWGTKEVLQPSNSRVVATRTGKGGNIGQKQDYFSRRFVLDFEGPALESLGNDTPLKAVVTSDRGKIENAYARWMPDGETVRAMFDLAPDESTEPINVRLYLRTEAEEQPLSETWIYQYTPPPVSERSW, encoded by the coding sequence ATGCAGACAGCCGCCTTAGCACTGTGCTGCCTAGCACCGACTAGACTTTCGTCGGAGGAATTCGACTACGCGACCCTCAAAGGGAAGGCGAAATCGCTCTCCCAACAAGGGTACGTCGCTCGGCAGCCGGTCGACATCCCTGAGATTCAGGCTCTCGATTACGACCATTACCAACACATCGATTTTCAGGACGAAAATGCTTTGTGGGCGGGCGAAAAGACGAATTTCCGTATTCAGTTTTTCCATCTTGGCCTCTACTTTCAGAAGCCAGTCAAAATCAATGAGGTTGTAGATGGTGATGCAAAACCCATCAATTTCGATCCCGACCAATTCTACTATGGTCGATCCGGCGTAGACGGGGACAAATTGCCCAAAGATCTCGGATACGCGGGCTTTCGAATCAACTTCAAGGAGGATTGGGATCGGGACGTATCCGCATTTCTCGGAGCGAGCTATTTTCGGGCGGTCGGATTCGATTGGCAATATGGCTTATCGGCGAGGGGACTGGGGCTCGACACCGGCATGCCCACTGGCGAGGAATTCCCGGATTTCACGGAATTTTGGCTCGAGCGCCCTGAGAAGGGAAGCGACACCTTGGTCATTTACGCTCTATTGGATTCCCCAAGCGCGACGGGGGCTTACCGAATAGTGATGACTCCAGGAAAGACCTTGGTGATGGACGTAAATGCAACAATCTACCCTCGCGAAGATCTAGAAAACGCCGGGATAGCCCCTCTGACATCTATGTTTCAGTACGGTGAAAATGATCGACGCAAACATGTATCCGACGACTGGAGACCTGAAATCCATGACACAGATGGACTGTCTGTGCTGACCGGTTCAGGCGAGTGGATCTGGCGGCCGCTCGTCAACCCGCCCCACCCTCGACTAAATTCCTATCTCGACGAAAGCCCTCGCGGGTTCGGGCTCTTGCAGCGCGACCGAAATTTCGACCACTACCAGGACGATGCCGTTTACTACGAGCGACGTCCCAGCCTCTGGGTGGAACCTACAGAACCTTGGGGGCCCGGAGAAGTTAAGCTTTTTGAACTTCCAACTGTCGACGAGACTTTCGACAACATTGTTGCCTTTTGGCACCCGCAGGATCCACTCCGAGCTGGCGAAGAATATCGCTACGACTACCGGCTTTACTGGGGCACAAAAGAAGTCCTCCAACCCAGCAACTCCCGAGTCGTAGCTACGCGCACTGGAAAAGGGGGCAATATCGGCCAAAAACAAGACTACTTTTCTCGGCGCTTCGTTTTGGACTTTGAGGGACCGGCTTTGGAGAGTTTAGGAAACGATACTCCGCTAAAGGCAGTTGTTACCTCGGACCGCGGAAAAATCGAGAACGCCTACGCCCGCTGGATGCCAGACGGCGAAACGGTTAGAGCCATGTTTGACTTAGCCCCAGACGAATCAACCGAGCCCATAAACGTCCGCCTGTACCTGCGAACGGAAGCCGAGGAGCAGCCTCTATCGGAGACTTGGATATACCAGTACACACCTCCACCTGTTTCAGAGCGCAGCTGGTGA